In Mycolicibacterium aubagnense, the DNA window CGGCCAGCATCTTCCTGCCGTCGGTGCCGAACCTGCTGGAGCTGGCCAGCGAGCTGGAACGCGAACGCAACCACGTGCTGGGCAAGCCGCACCGCGTGTCCGACGGGCTCGACGACGAACTCCTCGAGCAGGCGCAGAAGAAGGAAGACGAGAAGTCGGAGCTGGAGAACGGCTTCGAGATGCTCGGGTCGGACGCCGAGCTGGATCAGGTGATCTTCGACGGCTCGTCCTTCGGCACCGCGACTGAGGCCGGCAGCGACGAGGAGGCCGACTATCTCGGCATCCCGGGGTTGCTCGACCCCGGCCAGATGCGCGACCTGCTGAGCAAGCGCCAGGATGAACAGCTGCAGAAGCGCAGCGCCAAGGCCGCGGCCAACCCGGGGATTCCCCAGCCGGCGATGACCACGCACGGTCAGCTCCGCGAGCTGCGCAAGGAGCTGAACCTGCTGGTGTCGGCGTTCCATCACCGCACCGGCAAGCCACACGGCTGGATCCACAACGAGCTGCGCCGCCGCCATCCCGGCCCGCCGGTGGCCGCCGCGACCCGCGAGCAGCTGCAGGACCGCATCTCCGCGATCCGCAACATGCAGCGGGAGCTGACCGCCTGACGGCCCCTAGAGCCCGAGCAGCTCCGGCAGGTCAGCCACCGAATCCACCACGTAGTTCGGCTGCATCGCGAATTCGTCCGCGGCCCAACGGTCCAGCGTGTCCTGCCGAAACTTGCCGGTACGCACCAGCACGCCGGTCATCCCGACGACCTGGGCCGCCAGCACGTCGTTGTTGAGGTCGTCACCGACCATGTACATCTCTTCGGGTTCGACGCCGAGGCGGGCGGCCGCGGCCAGGAACCCGGCGGGCGCGGGCTTGCCGACGGCGGTGCCCTGATACCCGGTGGTCTGTTCGAGGCCGGCCAGATAGAGCCCGGTGTCCACCCGCAGCCCGTCGGCGGTGGTCCACGCGTTGCTGCGGTGCATGGCCACCACCGGGACCCCGCGGGCCATCCAGTCGTAGACCCAGCTGAGGGTCAGATGCGTGTATTCGGGCCCGGCACCGCCGAGCAGCACCACGTCCGGTGTGTCGGGCTGCTGCGGGCCGGCGAAATCGGAGGCGTAAACCAGCTCGACCCCGGGCATGTCCGCACCGATCTGGCCGTTGTTCACCAGGAAACATCGGGCGCCCGGGTAGCGGTCGCGCACGTAGTCGGCGGTCAGGACGGCGGCCGTGACCACCTCGTCGACGGCGACGTCGATCCCTGCGGCACAAAGCAATTCGGCGATCTGCTGGCGGGTCCGCGTGGTGGTGTTGGTGAGGAAGGACCGGGCGATCTGACGCGCTTCCAGCGCCCGCAGAGTCTCCGCCGCACCGTCGATCGGGCGCCACGAGGTCACCAGGACACCATCGATGTCGAAGAGAACCCCGCCGATTGCCATGCTGCCGACAGTAAACGCCCGCCGCTCCTGCGCAACTCAGGCGGTCCGCTCGGTAGTGTCATCGCGCATGAGCACCGTGTGGAGCGCAAACGACGTGCCGGACCAGACGGGGCGGGTGGCGATCGTCACCGGCTCCAACACCGGGTTGGGCTATGAAACGGCGCGGGTGCTGGCGGGCAAGGGCGCGCGCGTGGTGATGGCTGTGCGCGACACCGCCAAGGGCGACGACGCAGCCGCGCGGCTCCGGGCGAGCACCCCGAACGCCGATGTCACCGTGCAGAAGCTGGACCTGGGGTCGCTGACCTCGGTCCGCGCCGCCGCCGACGACCTGCGCGCGGCCTACCCGCGGATCGATCTGCTGATCAACAACGCCGGCGTGATGTACCCGCCGAAGCAGACCACCGCAGACGGCTTCGAGTTGCAGTTCGGCACCAACCACCTGGGCGCCTTTGCGCTGACGGGCCTGCTGATCGAGAACCTGCTGCCGGTCGCGGGCTCGCGGGTCGTGACGCTCGGCAGCATCGCCCACCGCATCCTCGGGAAGATCGACTTCAGCGACCTGCAGTGGGAGCGGCGCCGCTACAACCGCGTCGCGGCCTACGGCCAGTCGAAGCTGGCCAACCTGATGTTCGCCTACGAGCTGCAGCGCCGGCTGGTGGCCACCAACGCCGAAACCATCTCGGTCGCGGCCCATCCCGGCATCTCCAACACCGAACTGATGCGCCACATCCCCGGCTCGGGACTCCCGGGCTTCCACCAGATCAGCGGACTGGTCGCCAACAGCCCCGAGGTCGGCGCCCTGGCCACCTTGCGGGCTGCCGTCGAC includes these proteins:
- a CDS encoding HAD-IIA family hydrolase, with translation MAIGGVLFDIDGVLVTSWRPIDGAAETLRALEARQIARSFLTNTTTRTRQQIAELLCAAGIDVAVDEVVTAAVLTADYVRDRYPGARCFLVNNGQIGADMPGVELVYASDFAGPQQPDTPDVVLLGGAGPEYTHLTLSWVYDWMARGVPVVAMHRSNAWTTADGLRVDTGLYLAGLEQTTGYQGTAVGKPAPAGFLAAAARLGVEPEEMYMVGDDLNNDVLAAQVVGMTGVLVRTGKFRQDTLDRWAADEFAMQPNYVVDSVADLPELLGL
- a CDS encoding SDR family NAD(P)-dependent oxidoreductase, coding for MSTVWSANDVPDQTGRVAIVTGSNTGLGYETARVLAGKGARVVMAVRDTAKGDDAAARLRASTPNADVTVQKLDLGSLTSVRAAADDLRAAYPRIDLLINNAGVMYPPKQTTADGFELQFGTNHLGAFALTGLLIENLLPVAGSRVVTLGSIAHRILGKIDFSDLQWERRRYNRVAAYGQSKLANLMFAYELQRRLVATNAETISVAAHPGISNTELMRHIPGSGLPGFHQISGLVANSPEVGALATLRAAVDPAARGGEYYGPSGFRQLVGHPVLVQSSAQSHDAGIQRRLWAVSEELTGVTFPI